The proteins below come from a single Miscanthus floridulus cultivar M001 chromosome 1, ASM1932011v1, whole genome shotgun sequence genomic window:
- the LOC136498443 gene encoding IQ domain-containing protein IQM2-like, whose translation MGVLFSCPADDYDPLDLQEEAPAPATSSTAGAGEPAPAILRASLGSGKLRIEGSLSFKRAQAALLQVETEISIRTADAAFMPAPGPLLPRARFAEPAAADSPKHEAAALRLQKVYKSFRTRRQLADCAVLVEQSWWKLLDFALLKRSSVSFFDIEKQETAMSKWSRARTRVAKVGKGLLKDENAQKLALQHWLEAIDPRHRYGHNLHYYYDCWLHSESKQPFFYWLDVGEGREINLEGKCSRSKLLSQCIKYLGPKEREDYEVVIEDGKFLYKKSGQILDTSCGPRDAKWIFVLSTSKNLYVGQKKKGTFQHSSFLAGGATSAAGRLVVENGTLKAIWPHSGHYRPTEENFQEFKSFLRDNLVDLTDVKMSPDEEDEEFWGSLRRITSETQKTQDQTTAAPDETGPEAAGSGSTDSQKCEEETATARPEPPEDVVDQAAGEEQQAPVPREKILQRINSKKEMKSYQLGKQLSFKWTTGAGPRIGCVRDYPSELQLQALEQVNLSPRCSAAVAASRFASPLRRSFNQPASARGCEASTPREAFRSPLQHGALAVAAVAD comes from the exons ATGGGAGTCCTCTTCTCGTGCCCCGCCGACGACTACGACCCGCTGGACCTGCAGGAGgaagcgccggcgccggcgacgtcCTCCACCGCGGGCGCAGGGGAGCCAGCGCCGGCCATCCTCAGGGCGTCGCTGGGCTCCGGCAAGCTGCGCATCGAGGGGTCGCTGAGCTTCAAGCGCGCGCAGGCCGCGCTGCTGCAGGTGGAGACCGAGATCTCCATCCGGACCGCCGACGCCGCCTTCATGCCCGCGCCGGGGCCCCTGCTGCCCAGGGCGAGGTTCGCCGAGCCGGCGGCCGCGGACAGCCCCAAGCACGAGGCGGCGGCGCTGAGGCTGCAGAAGGTGTACAAGAGCTTCCGCACGCGCCGCCAGCTCGCCGACTGCGCCGTGCTCGTGGAGCAGAGCTGGTGGAAGCTGCTGGACTTCGCGCTGCTCAAGCGCAGCTCCGTCTCCTTCTTCGACATCGAGAAGCAGGAGACCGCCATGTCCAAGTGGTCAAGGGCGAGGACGCGCGTCGCCAAGGTTGGCAAGGGGTTGCTCAAGGACGAGAACGCTCAGAAGCTTGCGTTGCAGCACTGGCTCGAAGCG ATTGACCCGCGGCACCGGTACGGCCATAACCTTCACTACTACTATGATTGCTGGCTCCACTCCGAAAGCAAGCAGCCTTTCTTCTACTG GCTTGATGTGGGAGAAGGCAGAGAGATCAATCTTGAAGGCAAGTGCTCAAGATCAAAGCTTCTCAGCCAGTGCATCAAGTACCTTGGTCCA AAAGAAAGAGAGGACTATGAAGTCGTAATCGAGGACGGCAAGTTCTTGTACAAGAAAAGTGGTCAGATCCTTGACACTTCTTGCGGACCGCGAGACGCAAAGTGGATCTTTGTTCTTAGCACGTCTAAGAACTTGTACGTTGGCCAG AAGAAAAAGGGAACGTTTCAACACTCTAGCTTCCTTGCTGGAGGGGCCACTTCTGCTGCTGGGCGATTGGTTGTTGAGAATGGAACTCTGAAG GCTATCTGGCCTCACAGCGGGCACTACCGGCCGACAGAGGAGAACTTCCAAGAGTTCAAGAGCTTCCTCAGGGACAACTTGGTTGATCTAACCGATGTTAAG ATGAGCCcagatgaggaggatgaggagtTCTGGGGCAGTCTCAGGAGAATCACTTCAGAGACCCAGAAAACGCAAGACCAAACAACGGCTGCGCCTGATGAAACCGGTCCTGAAGCTGCTGGCAGTGGCAGCACAGATTCCCAGAAATGCGAGGAAGAAACTGCAACGGCACGGCCAGAACCACCAGAAGACGTCGTCGATCAGGCGGCGGGCGAAGAGCAGCAGGCGCCGGTGCCGCGGGAGAAGATCCTGCAGCGGATCAACTCCAAGAAGGAGATGAAGTCGTACCAGCTGGGCAAGCAGCTGTCGTTCAAGTGGACCACGGGGGCGGGGCCCCGGATCGGGTGCGTCCGCGACTACCCGTCGGAGCTCCAGCTGCAGGCGCTGGAGCAGGTGAACCTCTCGCCGAGgtgcagcgccgccgtcgccgcctcccGGTTCGCCTCGCCGCTTAGGCGCAGCTTCAACCAGCCAGCGTCAGCGAGGGGGTGCGAGGCGTCCACGCCGAGGGAGGCGTTCCGATCGCCTCTGCAGCACGGAGCACTTGCGGTTGCAGCCGTAGCTGACTGA